The Verrucomicrobium spinosum DSM 4136 = JCM 18804 genome includes a region encoding these proteins:
- a CDS encoding RrF2 family transcriptional regulator, with protein sequence MQLTYHTDYALRLLIYLLSHPDRNVSTREMAEFYGVSVNHLVKVAKSLTQGGWLVSSRGIGGGVMLAKHTPEAKVGDIVRYTENTDIVECFQPKTNTCPIHRSCDLKPILFQARRAFFDVLDSFTVRDLARHPNELLALTRSAKRGKSMPA encoded by the coding sequence GTGCAGCTCACCTACCACACGGACTACGCCCTGCGTCTCCTCATTTACCTCCTCTCCCATCCGGACAGGAACGTAAGCACCCGGGAGATGGCGGAGTTCTACGGCGTGTCCGTCAATCACCTTGTGAAGGTGGCCAAGTCCCTGACCCAGGGTGGCTGGCTGGTCTCCAGCCGCGGAATCGGTGGAGGAGTCATGCTGGCCAAGCATACCCCAGAGGCCAAGGTGGGCGACATCGTCCGCTATACGGAAAACACCGACATCGTGGAGTGCTTTCAGCCCAAGACGAACACCTGCCCCATCCACCGGAGTTGCGATTTGAAGCCGATCTTGTTTCAGGCCCGTCGGGCATTCTTCGATGTACTGGACTCCTTCACGGTGCGCGATTTGGCCCGCCACCCGAATGAGCTGCTGGCGCTCACCCGGTCGGCAAAACGCGGCAAATCCATGCCCGCCTGA